CATTTCTTTAATAATGAGTCCTGTCTCTTCGTAAACCTCTCGCTTTGCAGTATCTTCCACTGTCTCTCCTAGATCCATTCCACCACCAGGTATACACCAGTTGTTATCATCCCCTCTTCTTTGCAGCAACACTCTGTTCAAACCATCAAGCATAATTACACCAGCAACACATCTGATCTTTATGCTCATCCTAGATACCATCCTTCTATTGTTTTTTTCGTATTACTATATAAGTGTTTTTACAAAAGGGTACCCATGTTTTCCATAATGCCTTAAAATCACTAATTAATATTTTTCGGTTATAGTATGTTTCTTTGCAGTTAATTGTGTGTTCCAAAGAGTCTGCCAATTAAAGTATTCTTTATCATAACGAACCACTGGTACAAAGTGTAAATATCTTTTGTCAGGAAAAACCCTTATAAACACAATAACCGGTATACCCTGATTTACTTGTTTCTTTAACGTATTAACGTTCCCATAGTAAAAAGAAACATCATACCTAAGCTTCTTAAAATATATGATAATGCCCTTAGGACTAACCGTTCCATCAGATAACTTTCTGGGGTAATTTTTATAGAGTTCGTTACCATCTGACTCTAACCCAAGATGTCTCAAAACGTATGCACTTGAAAATGCAGCGCATTCATAATTTCGTTGAATATCTATCTTATTTAAAGATTGAATAGAATATGAATTTGGAAATACGTTTGTATCAATCAAGTTTTTTCTTGGAAAGATAAAATAATATGAAACTAAGACAGCTATAAATACACCTGTGACTAATATCGAAATAAGAATTATCCCCATTGTCCCCCCACTAATCAAGCACTAGAAAAAGTAAATATAAAAAAGTGTTTTGCAATCTTTTTATATCTTCAATAAATTTACTCCGGAACCCTATAGGATCAGCTACTATATTAGCGTGAATATTATCGTCTAATTAATTCAGTTATAATTGTAATCACAGGTCCATTCTTGTTTTCCTTTAATAAATATAAAGAGAGATGAACATAAGAACTCCTTCAACATTCCATTTCATGTCTTTATTATTTTGAATATATACCCTATTTATAGATATTTTTTAAATCCATTACTTACTGACCCACTATATCCTTCCCTTTCGAAGAATTGGTGAGCTTTTAGACGTTGCGAGTTACTTAAAAGCATTATTCTGTGACAATCAATAGATTTGCAGTATGCCTCGACATGTTGCATTAGTTTTTGTCCAATATTCTTACTCCGGTGATTCTCATGAACAATAATATTCTCAATAACTCCATAGGGTCTCAGACCATGCAACGCCTGAAGACATATGTTTAGTGTTACTGATCCTAAGATTTCCCCTTCTTCATCGTATACTAGCGAAAAATTCATAGGGTCTACTCTAATTTTTTCTATTTGCTCTTCTAGAACATTCATCTTTTTGCTATTTGGAACCAACATTCTATAGAGCTTAAATAACTGTTCTATGTCTTTTCCTTCTGCTTCTCGAATCAACATCATTTGACTCCTTTACGTTATTTACGTTATTTAGGCAGATTTCCTGTAACGTTGTTGTATCTGTGGAGCCATGAGACTTAAACCCCGTTTGTCTGGGCGGTACAGACTTAGTCTCGTAGGTTTGTCCGCGCAGCCTTCCCGATAAAAAGAGATGATGTCAGGACAGTAAGGATTGCTTGCTCCATACGATTTTATCTGAAGTTATTGATTTCTTCGAATTCTTGCTTATCTCTCAATCTTCTTTAAATATGCTTCAATTAATATTTCTTTCAGTCCTTCACATTTGGTTTTTATAAAGGTCTCCCAAAAAATCTTTCCCTTGCGGGATAATTCTTCTTCTGTAAACTTACCAATAGTAAATTGACCCCAGCACCCATCAGAGGTCAATTTATCCCACCCTAAGAAATCTGAATATAAAATATTCTTTTCCGGAATTTCAGATCCCATTGATTGTAATTTCACTTTATCAGGGCATAACCACATTGCTGTACATACGGACAGTAGTCCTCCATGTAATTCATTTATTCCTTCTAGTCCTGCTGATTTAACCGCAATATCCCAAGCAGTTCGATTATGATGTGGATGAATCAATATAATATCAGGATACTTAAAGTTCATGTGTTTAATAAAAGCGCTCTCCCAGTAGGCTCCACCGTGACCATTACAGATTACAAATTTAACGAATCCTTGCCTTGTTAAATTCACGATTATTTCTTCTAGCATTGTGGTTAAT
Above is a window of Paenibacillus wynnii DNA encoding:
- a CDS encoding cysteine peptidase family C39 domain-containing protein — encoded protein: MGIILISILVTGVFIAVLVSYYFIFPRKNLIDTNVFPNSYSIQSLNKIDIQRNYECAAFSSAYVLRHLGLESDGNELYKNYPRKLSDGTVSPKGIIIYFKKLRYDVSFYYGNVNTLKKQVNQGIPVIVFIRVFPDKRYLHFVPVVRYDKEYFNWQTLWNTQLTAKKHTITEKY
- a CDS encoding GNAT family N-acetyltransferase encodes the protein MMLIREAEGKDIEQLFKLYRMLVPNSKKMNVLEEQIEKIRVDPMNFSLVYDEEGEILGSVTLNICLQALHGLRPYGVIENIIVHENHRSKNIGQKLMQHVEAYCKSIDCHRIMLLSNSQRLKAHQFFEREGYSGSVSNGFKKYL
- a CDS encoding creatininase family protein — encoded protein: MQYVLPTFPFNTSEEHANFKGTVTVSPNILTTMLEEIIVNLTRQGFVKFVICNGHGGAYWESAFIKHMNFKYPDIILIHPHHNRTAWDIAVKSAGLEGINELHGGLLSVCTAMWLCPDKVKLQSMGSEIPEKNILYSDFLGWDKLTSDGCWGQFTIGKFTEEELSRKGKIFWETFIKTKCEGLKEILIEAYLKKIER